GCGACAACCTGAAGGGCGCCTTCCCGAACCATCCATTCTGGCTGCGCTCGGTGGCCGCTCACCCGTCCAAGGTCTATCCGGGACGGAAATGGCTCTTCTGGCAATATTCCGGCTCCGGCCTTTCGCACGGCGTGGACGGCAGGATAGACCTCAACGTGTTCCACGGCAGCGAGAACGAGTGGCACAGCTGGGCGGCTGCAGGATCCAGCTTGGCGAGCCGCGACTAGCCCGAACGTTCAGGAAGGAACAGGCGCCAGCGACGACCTCCTCCCCAGCTTTCCCCGCAAATCCCGACGCAACCTGGCTGTGGCTCACGACCACTGCGGCCCTCGCATGTGGCCTCCGCTGTTGCCATAAAAGCCTTTGTGGCCAGCCGCGTGCCGGCATCCGTCCCGCGCCATGGGCGCTCGTTGATGCGGATCAAGGATCGAAAGAACTCCTCGGGCTTAACTTTTTTTCGAAACGCCGTGCGTTTCGACGTAGACTGACGGCTCGGTAAAAGTCCCTTCAACGCTCTTTGGCAGTGCGGCGGACCGTTCGGAAGGCCGCTTTGCCGACCGAACAAATGACGAGCCCGAGAACGAGGAGTCGTGTCAATGCCCAGCATGATCGCAACCCCTATGCCCCCCTCACCGACGCAAAGCTGGCCGCCGATGGCCGATGGTGCGAAATACCTTCTCTCGATGGGACGCTTCCAGGCGGAGGCCTTGAGGATGACGCTGCGTTACCAGGTCGAGATGCTGAATTTCCTGAAGACCCGACGCGAACAGGACCTGAAGCTACTCGAGGATCTGCTCTCGCCGGACCATCTCAACGAAACGTTCGACCTCTATTGCAGCTTCTGGCAGAACGCAGTTCTCGACTATTCCGACGAGGCCGCGCGCATTGCGGAGATCGGATCGGACATGGCAGCCGAGACGGCAAAGCAGGTTCGCGAGGACAAGGAATTGCTGACCAAGGACATGGCCGGGCAATTGGTCATGTGAATGCGGTCTCGGGTCGTAGCCGCGAACAGAATGACGGACCGTTAAGGCTGGTGGGAGAAATTCCGCCGCAAGAGCATCAAATTGCCGCGCGTAAAATTGCATGACGAATGGTTTGGTGCGTCTTTTTCTCGGCTATTCCGCGCGGTCGATGCTCTGGGCGCGCGTTCGCTGAGCGACACACAGCAGTTCGCCCCATCCTCCTTCGCCGAAAGGAGTGTGCTGGTTCTCGCCGCATCATCACTGCTTGTCGTCATCGAATTCGACAAATGGCGCTGCCGCCACGGTCGCGCCGGGGCGAGCCCCGATGACATCGTCCGCGCAGCCAAATGCAAACCTCAACAAGGACCTAGGGCCGGCGAAATGCGCTTCCAACAAGCGATGCGCGCGCCAACCGAGAGCGGAGATGTTACAGATGTAACAAGGATCAGGGCGCCCATGCGGTATGATTAATGCTACCGTTGAAGCATACTGACAATACCTCTGTGACCGACGAGCAGGTCTTGCACCAGGACCTTGGCTTCATGCCGTCACACGCCAGTTAAAGACACTTCGTTAGTGGCTTATAAAGTTCGGTTAGTGCTCGGGGAGCTGAACGGCTCCGCGTAACTTTTGATGCAAGTCGGCCCACGTTTCGGCCGAAATGCATTCTGCTCCCGCGCCCTACCCGCTGATTTTTCGATGCTTAGACCCTGACTATCGAACACGCATGGAAGTCCATGGCGCGGGGAGAAAGCTCGCGACCACTTGGAACAACGCGAAACAACACTTTTGGGGTGGGTCATCATGCGAAACGTTCATCTAGCCGCAATAATCATAATACTTTCACCCTTCGACACCTTCGCGGCATCAGGCGACTACTCATGCAGCAACGGTGAGTTCGAAATCCACTGCAACTCCTACAAGTGCGAGAGTGAAGAGGACTTCACGCCTGCTGGCGGCGTGGTCAATACCAGCACCAAGGATATGTCGGTGTGCGCATACAACGGGTGCTGGGAAGGGAAAGCCGACAGCATCATCTCTTCCCAAGGCCATATCATCGCCTACTCGGACCGGCTCCAGGGAAACAATCCCGGTCTTCATCCAACCTCGGCCGCCATTGTCATTAACCGTGAAACCTTGGGCGCAACGCTCAACGCATTCGGATTCCAATCACCCATGTCCTGTTCTCTCAAGTGAGTCTTGAACATAGGAGGCACGAATGCCATTCGATCGCACATTCTTCTTCAATCAAGCTCGGCCGATGTTCGGTGGCCGGCTGACTCAAGGTCAAGTAGACGGGATGTCGGCCATACTTGACGAGTGGGAGCTGAGACTTCCGGACGGCGACCCCCGCTGGCTGGCTTATATGCTTGCCACGACATTCCATGAAACGGCCCGGCAGATGACACCGGTGAAGGAGGCCTATTGGCTCTCCGAAGCCTGGCGACGGCGCAACCTTCGCTACTATCCTTACTACGGGCGTGGATATGTCCAGTTGACCTGGCGGGATAACTATCGACGCGCCGGCGGCCATGTCGGCGACAATCTCGCCGACAACCCTGATTTGGCTCTGCGGCCGGACTATGCAGCCGCGATCATGTTTGTCGGCATGGGGGAAGGTTGGTTTCGAGGCGACAGCGGCGGCCGGCACAGCTTGGCGCGGTACTTCCGGCATAACGTAAACGACCCTGTCGGAGCGCGCGCCATCATCAACGGGCACGAACCAGGGATTGCAGAAGCGATTGCGCGGTATCACGCACGGTTTCTTGGAGCCCTCCGGCTCGTTGTGCCCGTCAGAGGCGGGCTGGAGACTGCCTTTGGGCCAGAGGTCGTACAAGGGATCGGCACGCGCTCGGCGATTCCGATCGCCGCAGCCCATTACGACGACGGCTCGGAATTCATGGAGACACCCAGGACTCCGCTGTTCCCTGTCGAGACCATGGACAGCGACGCGGCGCAACCGGATCCGATATTGCAGATGACGACCGAGATCGTGACCGGGTTCGTGAGCAACAACAAGCTCGATCCCGCCAAGATATCCGAACTGATCGCGGACGTTTACTTCGCCCTTTCGAACTCCGACGACTTGTCTCGCCGCCGGCGGCTTGCCGAACCGGACAATGAGTATCTCGAAGGGAGCGAAGAGGCGGAACCGCGCGCTGCTTGAAATCATGGGAAGACGCCCGGCATTCCATGCCGGGCGTCAGCCAATCAGAACCGATTCTGGCTTTTGGGCGCTTACCACCATGCAGGTTTTTTCTCGCAAGCGGCAGGAGACGGTACGCAATGTTCCGCGCGATCCAACTGATTTGCGCGATCAGATCTACACGCCGAACCTTCGCCCTCTCCTCCCGGCGCTGTCGCCGGCTGAACTCGTTCTTGATGCGCTGAAGAGCGCCGAGCCTCTGTACTGGCTGCCGAGAAATCAGGGCGTGGAGGGCACGTGCAGCGCCCAGGCGCTCGCCAGTCTCATCGATCTCCAGAGATTGCTCAATTGCCAGGATGCAGCTGCCAACGTGCCGGTCAGCGCGCGCATGCTTTACGAGATGGCTCGACTGCGCGAACCAGCTGACGGCGATGAGGGCCTTTCCCTTAGGGAAGCCATCAAAAGCTTTTACCACCATGGCGTTTGCTCCGACGATCTCTGGAAGTACGAACCAGGTGACCCCCGCGGTACGCTGAACGTCAGGCGTGCCAAGGCCGCACGCGAAGTGTCGCTGGGCGCCTACTATCGCTTGCGTCCGAGCCTCAACGACTATCACGCGGCCCTGAACGAAGTTGGACCCGTCCTTGTTTCCGCCGCGACGCACACCGGCTGGAATATCGAAGCCGTGCGCGCGAATGAAGGCAAGATCATACAGTCGACCGGAGACGGAGGCGGCCATGCCTTTGTCGTCGTCGGCTACGACAGCACGGGCTTTCTCGTGCTCAATTCGTGGGGGACGGAGTGGGGCAGCTATCTCGGCTGCAACGGATTGGGCCATTGGTCCTATCAGGACTGGGCCGACAACATCTTCGATGGCTGGGTACTTCGGCTGGGCGTTTCCACCCCCGGCGCCTTCGACCTCTCAATCGGAGAACAGGGCATCTTTTTTGCTCGCAAGCCTGCCCGCGTTGCCGGTGTCCCGGGTTACGAGGTGCTGGGTCACCTCATCCACCTCGACGACGGGAAAGAAGTCAAAAGAGCGCCCTACCCATATTCCGCCAAGACATTCGACGAAACCGTCAGGTTCCTCAGTCGGGACGGCCGAGACAATGAACCCGTCGCGCCGGTCTGGGAGCCAAAGGACGGCCCGGCCAATCGTGGCTACCGCGGAATTCTGCTGCGGTTTGGCGGCAGTTTGCTGGGGCTCGGTCAGACCGCCCAGCAGATCGCACGAGAAAAGAATGCGATAAAGCAGCATGGCCTCTACCCGCTGACGATCGTTTGGTGCAACGACTTCGTCGACCAGACGACCGCGATCCTCTCCGGTCTTTTCACCGAAGCCACCAAGCAGATCGATGTTCGCAGCGATCGGCTGGACCACCTGATCGAGGACGTTGCACATGGGATCGGCAGGTCGTTCTGGCGGGACGTCGAGTCGGCCAGCAGAAAGTCAGCGGCAATAAAGGGCCCGGTCGATCATATTCTGGAGTGCCTGTTGCCGCTGGATCAATATTCCCTGCACATCATTTGCGACGGCGCTGGCGTCCTTCTCTTCCGCGACCTCATTGAGAGATGGAGACGTGACCGCGTCGCGTCGTTCCGTCTGCTCGCCAGGCGTCTCGCCAGTCTCGACTTCATCACGCCGACGATTGACGCAAAGGACTTTGCTGACGGCTTCACGCAACTGATATCGGCGCTACCGCCAACGGGCCAAACCAATGCGCCGGCTGTTGCGCTCCACGTCCCTGACTCGGCTACGAATGGAAGGCTGACCGTCGGCATGTACTCGAAGTCGATACTCGACCTCATAGAGAAAGCTTTCTCCGATCGCTCGAGCGACCCTCCGCCGGTCTTCATCGGCAAGTCGCTTCGCAAGACTCGGATCGACGAGATCTGGAAAGATCACCCCGCCTTCGCGAAAATCCAGATCAACGAAATCTCGATCCCGCCTCGCCTCGGAGAATTGCTCCAACAGGAAGATCTTCAGCTGAAGACCGACCTCATCAGCCAGATACTCAACCGCATCGCGCCAGTGTCGGATGTTCCCGACCGGCAAAGAGGGAGGACGGGTTATGACGTCAGGCAGCAAAATATCTTTGGAAGAACTGAACAGGAAGCTTGCTGATCCCAGTCTGAGCGAGCAGGAGCTTCAGAAATACTTTCTGGTCGACGACGAGAAGTCGGGACCCTTCAACCCGGTGCTCGAGATCAATCGCGAGTTGGTCACCGTGCCCGCGACACCGGAAGGGCGGGCCCGCAGCGCCGCACTTCTGAACAGCGCGAACTTCATCTCGCGCCTTCGCCGCCAGGCCGCTTTCCACAATCGCATCGGCAGCGGAGACTACAAGGGGCCGATCATCGTCTCTGAGGGCGACAGCTGGTTTCAGTATCCATTCCGCCTGATGGACGTCATCGACCAGTTGATGAAGCACTACGCAATCTTCAGCCTCGACGCCGCCGGCGACACGTTGTCGAACATGCTGAGACAAGCCGAATACATGGATGCGATCGAAAACACGGGAGCATCCATCTTCCTGTTCAGCGGCGGCGGCAACGATGTCGTGGCGGGCGGCAACCTCGCCGCTCATCTCTTCGATTTCGATCCTGCCTTGCCGCCCGAGGCGCATCTCAGGCCCTCGTTCGAGGCGCTGCTGGACGATGCAATCGGCATGTACGGCAAGCTCGTTCGGCAGGTCGCCAAGGCCTTTCCGAAAGTGCAGATCCTTTGTCATGGTTACGATTACACGATCCCGGCAAAGGGAAATTGGCTTGGCAAACCGATGGAATCGCGAGGGATCAAGGATCCGGATTTCCAGCGGGCGATTGCCCGCGTCATGATCGATCGCTTCAATGAACGCCTGTCGCTGTTGCAGAGCTCATCGGCGCGGCTCAACTACATCAATTGCCGCAACATAGTGGGCGCAACGGAGTGGTTCGACGAGTTGCACCCGACAGACAACGGCTATGCCAAGGTGGCACAAAAATTTGCGGCGCTGATCGAACAGTTTGCCTCAAGGGCACGGGACGTCGAGCATAAAGCGAGCAAGGCGCGCGCCGGAAGAGCCAAGGCGCCGTCCGCCGCGACAGCGGCCCTCGAAACACCTTCCCGCCCGGCTGCCGCAAGTTCGCGAGCAACCGACGGGCCGTCAGGGATGTCGCTCCACATCGGCCTGAATATGGTCAGCGCCGCTCACTATGCGGGCTGGGACGGACCGCTGCGCGCCTGTGAATTCGACGCCAGCGATATGCAGGAAATCGCGGCCGCTCTCGGATACGACACCAAGTCGCTCCTCACCAAGGAGGCGACACGCCAGAACGTCATCAGCGAGGTCAAGAGAGCAGCGAGGGATCTCAAGGAGGGTGATATCTTCCTGATCAGCTACTCGGGTCATGGCGGGCAGCTCCCGGATTTCAACAACGATGAAGACGATTCCACCGACGAAACCTGGTGTCTCTACGACGGCCAGCTTGTCGATGACGAGCTCTATGGCCTCTGGTCCGAATTCAGGGCGGGCGTCCGCGTGCTGGTCGTTTCGGACAGTTGCCACAGCGGCACCGTCGTGCGCGCCGGCGTCGCTGACGGACATGCACTGACGAACGGTCACGCAGTTGCCGCGGGCATACCGCGCGCGATGCCCATCGACGTCGCCACGCGGACGTTCCGCCAGAACCGCGACTTCTATGCGCGCCTCGGCGCCTCCATCTCGCTTGGCGAAGGACGCAATCTGACACGCGAGATCACGTCTCCGATCTCGTGCAGCGTTCGCCTGATTTCCGGATGCCAGGATAACCAGGTCTCGCTCGACGGCATCGGCAATGGTGCCTTTACCGCCGCGTTGATCTCCACCTGGAACCATGGTCGCTTCACCCGCGACTATGCCGCCTTCCACCGGGCCATCATGATGAAATTGCCACCCGACCAGACCCCCAACCACTGGCAGGTCGGACCGAGGAACCCTATTTACGATGCGCAGACGCCCTTTGCGATCTGATCATTTTGAGCAGGTCGCTGAGAGGACCGAGGGCGAAGATGGAACTCGGCCGGACGGCTCCCATGGGGGAGCCGTCCCTCACCATCAGATTACGGGAAGAGATTACTATCGGCTCGCCGACGCGGTTTGCTGTTTGCAAGTCGCATCACGGACAATAAGGACATCTGGACTCAAACCAGCCGAAGAAATTTATAGTGTAACAAATGTAACAGGTCCGGCGATCAGCCCGCGCTATCATCTAATATCTACAAGCCGCTTGCGTATTTGAAGGCGATTATTCTTTCCCAAGGCGGCTTTGTATCGAACCTCAACCATCTCACGCCTGAAAGGTGCCGCGAGGTCCTGTTCGTGGAGCTGGCCATGCGAAAGCAATTCCTCCTGACCCTACTTTTGGCGACAACCATAGCATGCGGGCTGGTTCCTGCCGCGTCGTGGGACGCGAATGCGCAATGTAATCCGCAAATCAATCGATGCTGAGGGGTGCACGCCATGGGCGCGTTGGTTGACTGGTTGCGTGACCCGACAAGCCTGACATTCCTGTTCGGGGCCTTGACGATCGCCTTTCATTCAAGAAAGCGGGTCGAGTCCCTGATAACACCGCCCAGAGGCGAGGAATTCGACTTCGTACGTCTGCTTTCGCTGCCGGCAATCGTCGGCAAGAGCGTTTTCCGCAAGGCCTACCTCATCTACACGGTGTCACTGGAAATTCTCTATTTCTTCATGTGTGCATCACAGCCGATCATACGGGTGCTGGCCGAGGGAAAACTCGACGGTTTTGAAGGACCGGCATGGCCGCTTGGTGCGGCCCTGATCGTCATAGGCGTTATCCCGTCCACTCCACTGTTCGCTCAGATCGAACTTGCCCTGCGCAGCATGGCCCATAGTGTATCCAACATCCCCGATGAATTTTTCGAGCGTGTCACCAAGCTCTCCCAGAGCGAGATCGAGGCGTATGTAGGAAGGGATCCCCGCTATGAGCCGGACCTGCAGCGGTTCCGCAAGATCCAAAGCCTCGCTCTCTATGCTGGCTGCTCGCGGGAGGAGGCTGACAAAGTCGCAAGGCGGACGGTGGGCGCGGAACTGTTTGCCCGATGGACGATCAACGGCCAGGACATTTGGTCGGCGGGCGAATTCGACAAATACCGCGATGTCCTGGATGTTCTCAGGCCCAGGTCCGAAAACCTGAAGCAGGAGGTAAAGGAACTTGTTTCAAAGACCTCATCTTCCCCCGTCGTGAGATACATAATTGAAAGAAGCAACACGTCGCCGGAGGCTCCGATCAAGGACGGCGATTCACAAAGGATTCAATCTATTTCCGCCGAAATTCTCGCTAATCCAGGGTCAATTTTCGCGTCGCTGGAGCAAGAGGATATTCGCTCCTACCTGACGCTTGCGGACCTGTGGCGCGCGAAAGCAGCCGAAATCGGCATATCCAACCGCAGATTGAGTGCCCTTTTTGCGATCATTGCTCTCAATGACACAAGAGTGATGAAGGCATACGTGCACCCGGACCGAGGCGCTCGGCCCCTGGACGTGGTGCTTAGAGAACTGCTGTTGCTCGTGCGGAAAAGCCGCAGCAAGCCTCGGCCATGGAATAACTCAGCCTTGTTGTCGACCTTTACTGCATTTCTCGGCTGCGTGATCCTGCTAACCGCATACCACAAAATACATGCTGTTTTCTTGCCCGGCCCTTCGACAGTGAGTCCGTTCGAAGAGGCTTTCTTCACCTCGGCATCACTCTTTACAAGCTTCCTCGCGGCCGGGATCTGCGCTCTTGTCATACGAACCCACAAGATCGACCAGGGTGCGTGGACAGCCTTCTCGGATATCCGGAATTTCCCGCTTTCCCAGTATGGCGGTATCGTCTTCGCCGCAATGACTTGTGCCTTCGCCACAGCCATCATTTGGGTAATTTTGTATCAGTGGAGATATGACAGCGTGACTGCGCTTTTGCAGATCGGCCAAGGAGGAATTCTTGTGCTGACGGGGTATTACGCAATCTGCTCTCTTATTCCGGCAATGTATGGCGTCGGCATCTGCGTAATAACGGATTGTGTTATCGAGAACGAAGAAAGATCCGAAGGCCTCAGGCTTCCCCTTTATTGTTTCGCGGCAATATTCATCGTGATTTATATTCTGCTTGAGACGAGCATCCTGATCGAACCTGCCTATCGGGCGACATTTCTGGTGAGCCTGGTATCCAAATCACTGTTCTCGTTGATCGCGCTCGTGACCTTCGCTTTGAGCTTGCAGTCAAATGGCCAGGCCAGAAACCAGGCCGCTTTGGCCGGTGTACGGCCCGTGTAGATTTGCGGCATTAGATAGCAAAGACCACTGGGCGCAGCGGCACATGGCGCGATCTTGTAGGGGACGCCCTTAGAGGGTAAATTGCGGGAAAGTCCCAGGGTCGATACCCAACGTCCTTAGGTCGCGATCGTTGGGACGGCGATTGTCTTCAATCGCGGTGGCTATAGCACTTGCGGCACCAATAGCGGCGAATGTGCGACCCAGAAGACCCCTGCCAACTTTACGGATCTTGCTCATCCTGAACCCCCATCAACCTCAGTTTGCAATAACACTGTCGTCCGTAAGCAGGCAGAGGTCGTTGCGATAGCGCAAATAGGGATTGATCCGTTATTAGAGCATTCCAGGAAAAGCGTGTAACGCTTTCGCGGCTATCGACGGCGGAGGACCATGCCGCCGTGATGGAGCGTGTTCTCGTCCACAAAATCGCCGTCGGCGGTGAAACCGGTGTCGTCCCAATATTCGATATGATTGCCGGAGACCTCGTAGCGCCCCTGGTAGGCGCTATCCCGAGTACCGCGGGCCTCATCGTAGCGCCCGTTGGCGAGGAGTTCGTGCCGGACATATCCGTCGTCCGTCACCCACATCCCGACATAAGGATGCGGTGCCATTGCTTCCTGCTTCGTGCGTTGATGCGGTGACGGATCGTGAATCCGGTCTTCACCCGAGGCGGAACTCACCGATGTGCAGGTCGCAAGCAAGGTGATGGCCGGACCGAGCGCCAGGTTCTTGGGAAAGGTCGTGAACATGTTTCCTCTCATGAAGATCTGATGACGATCGCAGAGTATGCGCCCGATATGCCGCGATCGAGTTGCCAATCCAGGATGCGTTGGTTAGAGTTTCTAACCAATGGTCGATGATTTCGAAGGCATTTCGGTATTTCTGGCGATCGCCGAAGCGCGCAACTTCCGCGTTGCGAGCGAGCGACTGGGCGTCACCCGCTCGGCGGTGAGCCAAGCACTGCAACGCCTGGAAGATCGCATCGGCGTCGCTCTCGTGCAGCGCACGACGCGCAGCGTTAGGCTGACGGAAGCAGGCGAGCTTTTTTACGAGAGCGTGCGTTTATCGGCCGCCCAGGTCAGCGCTGCAGTACAGACGGTACG
The genomic region above belongs to Sinorhizobium mexicanum and contains:
- a CDS encoding Atu4866 domain-containing protein, which codes for MFTTFPKNLALGPAITLLATCTSVSSASGEDRIHDPSPHQRTKQEAMAPHPYVGMWVTDDGYVRHELLANGRYDEARGTRDSAYQGRYEVSGNHIEYWDDTGFTADGDFVDENTLHHGGMVLRRR
- a CDS encoding caspase family protein; the protein is MTSGSKISLEELNRKLADPSLSEQELQKYFLVDDEKSGPFNPVLEINRELVTVPATPEGRARSAALLNSANFISRLRRQAAFHNRIGSGDYKGPIIVSEGDSWFQYPFRLMDVIDQLMKHYAIFSLDAAGDTLSNMLRQAEYMDAIENTGASIFLFSGGGNDVVAGGNLAAHLFDFDPALPPEAHLRPSFEALLDDAIGMYGKLVRQVAKAFPKVQILCHGYDYTIPAKGNWLGKPMESRGIKDPDFQRAIARVMIDRFNERLSLLQSSSARLNYINCRNIVGATEWFDELHPTDNGYAKVAQKFAALIEQFASRARDVEHKASKARAGRAKAPSAATAALETPSRPAAASSRATDGPSGMSLHIGLNMVSAAHYAGWDGPLRACEFDASDMQEIAAALGYDTKSLLTKEATRQNVISEVKRAARDLKEGDIFLISYSGHGGQLPDFNNDEDDSTDETWCLYDGQLVDDELYGLWSEFRAGVRVLVVSDSCHSGTVVRAGVADGHALTNGHAVAAGIPRAMPIDVATRTFRQNRDFYARLGASISLGEGRNLTREITSPISCSVRLISGCQDNQVSLDGIGNGAFTAALISTWNHGRFTRDYAAFHRAIMMKLPPDQTPNHWQVGPRNPIYDAQTPFAI
- a CDS encoding glycoside hydrolase family 19 protein, with amino-acid sequence MPFDRTFFFNQARPMFGGRLTQGQVDGMSAILDEWELRLPDGDPRWLAYMLATTFHETARQMTPVKEAYWLSEAWRRRNLRYYPYYGRGYVQLTWRDNYRRAGGHVGDNLADNPDLALRPDYAAAIMFVGMGEGWFRGDSGGRHSLARYFRHNVNDPVGARAIINGHEPGIAEAIARYHARFLGALRLVVPVRGGLETAFGPEVVQGIGTRSAIPIAAAHYDDGSEFMETPRTPLFPVETMDSDAAQPDPILQMTTEIVTGFVSNNKLDPAKISELIADVYFALSNSDDLSRRRRLAEPDNEYLEGSEEAEPRAA
- a CDS encoding C1 family peptidase, giving the protein MQVFSRKRQETVRNVPRDPTDLRDQIYTPNLRPLLPALSPAELVLDALKSAEPLYWLPRNQGVEGTCSAQALASLIDLQRLLNCQDAAANVPVSARMLYEMARLREPADGDEGLSLREAIKSFYHHGVCSDDLWKYEPGDPRGTLNVRRAKAAREVSLGAYYRLRPSLNDYHAALNEVGPVLVSAATHTGWNIEAVRANEGKIIQSTGDGGGHAFVVVGYDSTGFLVLNSWGTEWGSYLGCNGLGHWSYQDWADNIFDGWVLRLGVSTPGAFDLSIGEQGIFFARKPARVAGVPGYEVLGHLIHLDDGKEVKRAPYPYSAKTFDETVRFLSRDGRDNEPVAPVWEPKDGPANRGYRGILLRFGGSLLGLGQTAQQIAREKNAIKQHGLYPLTIVWCNDFVDQTTAILSGLFTEATKQIDVRSDRLDHLIEDVAHGIGRSFWRDVESASRKSAAIKGPVDHILECLLPLDQYSLHIICDGAGVLLFRDLIERWRRDRVASFRLLARRLASLDFITPTIDAKDFADGFTQLISALPPTGQTNAPAVALHVPDSATNGRLTVGMYSKSILDLIEKAFSDRSSDPPPVFIGKSLRKTRIDEIWKDHPAFAKIQINEISIPPRLGELLQQEDLQLKTDLISQILNRIAPVSDVPDRQRGRTGYDVRQQNIFGRTEQEAC